CGCCGGCGAGCTCGGACGCGCGGTGGGCCTCGGCGAGGGCGTCGGCGGCGCGGAGCATCATCTTCGACGGGATGCAGCCGTAGTAGGGGCACTCGCCGCCCACCAGGTGCTTCTCGACGGCGACGACCTCGAGCCCGGCGCGCGCCGCGCCACCGGCGAGCGCCTCGCCGCCCGGCCCGGTCCCGACGACGACCAGGTCCACCTCGTGCACGTCCGGCTGCTCGCTCATGCAGGTCATCCTGCACCCTCGCGCCAGCTCCAGCTCCAGCGCCAGCGCCAGTGCCAACGTCAGGCGACGACGACCTTGCCCGGGTTGAGCAGGCCGCGCGGGTCGAGCGCCTGCTTCACCGTGCGCATGAGCCCCACCTCGACGTCCGACTTCACCGCTGCCGCCGCGTCGCGCTTCGCCTGGCCGAGCCCGTGCTCGGCGCTGATCGATCCGTCGAAGGCGGCCACCTGCTCGTAGAGCGCCGCCGTCAGCGCGGGCGCCGCCGCGAGGAGCTCCTCGTCCGTGGCGCCGCGCGGCTTCGACAGGTTGTGGTGGAGGTTGCCGTCGCCCACGTGCCCGTAGGTCACCTCGCGGACACCGGGCAGCACCGCCTCGAGGGCGGCCGACGTGGCCGCGACGTACGCCGGCAGGCTGCCGATCGGCAGCGCCACGTCGTGCTTGAGGCTCGGCCCCGCGTGGCCCTGGGCCTCCGAGATGCCCTCCCGCAGCGCCCAGCACGCGTCGAGCCCCGGCCCGGTGGCGACGACGGCGTCCTGCAGGTGCCCGCGCTCCGCGGCGGCGACGAGCAGCTGCTCGGCCAGCCGCTCGACGTCCGCGTCCGGCGCCGTGTCCCCGAGCTCCACGAGGCAGCACCAGGGGTGCTCCGGGCCGAGCGGGTCACGCGTGCCGGGCACGTGGTCGAGCACCATGGTGCGGCTCTCCGCCGACATCACCTCGAAGGCGGTGATCCGCTCCCCCGCCAGCTCCCGGGCCGTCCCGAGGAGCGCGACCGCCTGGGCGAGGGAGGAGAGGCCGACCCAGAGGCCGATGCGCCGCCGCACCGCCGGCTGCAGCGCCAGCACCGCGGCGGTCACCACCCCCAACGTGCCCTCGGAGCCGACGAACAGCTGCTTGAGGTCGTAGCCCGTGTTGTCCTTGCGCAGCCCGCGCAGGCCGTCCCACACCCGGCCGTCGGGCAGCACCACCTCGAGGCCCAGCACGAGGGCGCGCGTGCTGCCGTACCGCAGGACGCCCGTGCCACCGGCGTTCGTCGCCACGACGCCGCCGACCGTGCAGCGGCCCCGTGACCCCATCGTGAGCGGGAGCAGGAGGCCCGCCTCGGTGGCCGCGCGCTGGGCGTCGGCCAGCACGACCCCCGCCTCGACGGTCATCGTGCGGTTGGCCGTGTCGACCGCGCGCACGGCCCGCAGACGCTCGGTCGCCAGCACCACCTGGGTCCCGCTGGCGTCCGGCACCGCACCGCCGCACAGCCCGGTGTTGCCGCCCTGCGGCACCACCGCGACGCCCCCCTCGTGGCAGGCGCGCAGGACGCCCGCCACCTCCCCCGTGGAGCGCGGCAGCACCACGAGCGCCGGGACCCCGCCGTACGCCGCCCGCCAGTCGGTCGCGTACGTCGCGATCCGGTCGTCGTCGGCACCGGGGACGAGCACGCCCCGTGCCCCGACCACGGCGGTGAGCGCGGCGAGGAGGCCGTCGGTCATCCGCGGGGCTTGACGGCCAGGATCGGTCGGTCGACGTCGAGCAGCACCCGCTGGGCGTCGCTGCCCAGGAACAGCTTGCCGACCGGCGAGCGACGACGGATGCCGATGACGATCACCGACGCGTCCACCTCGTCGGCCACCGCGGCGATCGCACCCGGGAGGTCGTCGTGGTGGGTGGGTTGGCGCAGCTCGAAGGCCACGCCGGCGGCGGTCGCGGCGGCCTCGAGCTCCGCGCGCCGCTCCTCGCCGACGAGCGCCCGGTCGACGAGCGCGCCGCCCTGCGGGGAGTTGAGCACGACGAGGGGCTCGCCGCGACGAGCGGCCTCCTCGACGGCGGCGGTGTAGGCCGCGTTGCCGGGCGCGGTGTCGACGTAGCCGACCAGGACGGTCATGAGGGTGCCTCTTCCTTGGAGCGCGCCTCGGGCGCGGGGTCGGTGGGAGTGCCGTCGGGAGCGGGGGTGCCGCCCGGGGTGGGGCCACCACCCGGGGCGATGCCCCCGGACGGGGTCCGCCGGTCGCGTCGCAGCAGCAGGCCGAGCAGCGGGAGGGCGAGCACGACGACGAGGACGGCCAGCAGGGTGCCGGAGATCGGCCGCGTGGCGAACCCGGCGACGTCGCCGTCGAAGAGGATCAGCGAGCGCCGGGCGTTGGACTCGAGCAGCGAGCCGAGCACGAAGGCCAGCACCAGCGGGCCGGGCTCGAAGCCGGCCTTCTTCATGAGGTAGCCGAGCACGCCGAACACGATCACCAGCACGATGTCGAAGCTGTTGTTGTTGACGGTGTAGACGCCGATCAGGGTGATGAGCACGGTGATGGGCGCCATGATCGAGGCCCGCACCGTCAGGATCTTCACGAACAGGCCGACCAGCGGGATGCTCATCATGAGGAGCAGCAGGTTGCCGATGTACATCGAGTTGACGACGCCCCAGAACAGGTCGGGGTGGTCCTCGACGAGGCCCGGACCGGGCGTGATGCCCTGGATGAGCAGCGCGCCGAAGATGACGGCGATCGTCGCGTTGGCGGGGATGCCGAGCGTGAGCAGCGGGATGAAGGACGACGTGGCGGCCGCGTTGTTGGCGGTCTCCGGAGCGGCGACGCCCTCGATGGCGCCCTTGCCGAAGCGCTCCGGGGTGCGCGAGCGCTTCTTCTCCAGGCCGTAGGCCGCCAGCGAGGAGAGCACCGCGCCGCCGCCCGGCAGGATGCCGAGCACGAAGCCGATGACCGAGCCGCGGCCGATGGCCCCCGACGACTGCTTGAGGTCCGACCGCGAGGGCCACGGGTTCGAGACCTTGGCCGGCGGCTTGGCCAGCTTCTCGCGGTTCTCCAGGCTGTGCAGGATCTCGGCGAGACCGAAGATGCCCATGGCGATCGGCACGAAGTCGAGGCCGTCGGCCATGGAGAGCGAGTCGAACGTGAAGCGCTCCGCGCCGGTGAAGCCGTCGCGCCCGACCGTGGCGAGCAACAGGCCGATGCCGGCGGCGACGAACGCCTTCGTCCTGCTGCCGTTGCCCACCGCGGCGACGAGGAGGATGCCGAGGAGGGCGAGCATCGTGTACTCGGGCGGACCGAAGTCGAGGGCGAACGAGGCGATGAAGGGCGCCACGAGCGTCAGGGCGATGATCGAAACGGTGCCGCCGACGAAGGAGCCGATGGCGGCGATGCCGAGCGCGGTGCCGGCCTTGCCCTGGCGCGCCAGGGCGTAGCCGTCGAACACGGTCACGACCGAGCTGGCCTCGCCGGGCAGACGAAGCAGCACCGAGGTGATGGTGCCGCCGTACTGCGCGCCGTAGAAGATGCCGGCGAGCATGATGATCGCGGTGACCGGCTCCACGTTGAACGTGAGCGGCAGGAGGATGGCGATCGTGGCCGCGGGGCCGAGGCCGGGGAGGACGCCCACCAGCATGCCGACGACGACGCCGATCAGGCAGTAGAGCAGGTTCTCCGGCTGCAGCACGACGCCGAAGCCGTCGATGACCGGGGCGATGTCCACAGGTCAGGTCCTCTCGGGGTGGATGGGGGACGGGGCCGTCAGAACAGGTGCGGGATCGACACGCTGAGCGCGGCCACGAAGATCAGGTAGAACGTCGCCGTCATGACGAGCGCACCGACGACGGAGGTGCGCCAGCCCTCCCGCCCCAGGAACTTCAGCCACACGAACGCGAGCACCGCGGACGGGATCTCGAAGCCGACGACGTCGATCAGGTAGGCGAACGGGACGAGCGTGAGCACGGCGGGCAGGACGATGGTGCTGTCGGCCGTGAAGCGCTCGGTGTCCGCGGTGGTGCGGGCCTGCAGCAGGAGCACCAGCCCCAGCAGGGCGATGGTGGCGCTGACCACCAGCGGCCAGGTCCCGGGGCCGGGCTCCCCCAGGGAGCCGGCGCCCAGGGCGAGGGACCCGGCGGTCCCCGCCAGACCGAACCCGAGCACCAGCAGCGCGATCACGACGTTCGTCGTGGTGCCGGCCGCCTCGGGCTTCTCGGCCTCCCACTGGGCGGCCAGCTCCTCGGGCGTCGCCGCCTCGGGCAGCTGGCTCACGCGTCACCGCCCATGTCGATCCCGTACTCGGCGATGAGCGCCTCGTAGGTCTCCCGCTGCTCGGTCCAGTCCGCGACGACCTCGTCCCCGTCCACCTGGTAGGGCGTGAGGAGCGCGTTGGTGTTGAAGTCCTGGTAGGCCTGCGTCTCGAAGGCGGCGTCGAACGACTCCTTGAGCGTGTCGATCGTCTCCTGCGGGGTCCCCTTCGGCGCGGCGATCGCGCGGTACTGCGCGACGGGCACCTCGTACCCCAGCTCGGTCGCCGTGGGGACGTCCTCGAGGTACTGGTTGCGATCGGTGGAGAAGACCATCAGGGGGACGATCTCGCCGGCCTGGATCTGCGGGTAGGCCTCGCCCAGCTGGATGCTCGTGACGTCGACCTGGTTGCCGAGGAGCGCGGTGAGCGCCGGCGACCCACCGTCGAACGGGACGTCGTTGCCGTCCACCTCGGTCTGGTTGAACAGCAGCTCCTGGGAGAGCTGGCTGCCGGTGCCGACGCCGGTGGTCGCGAAGTCGACCGTCTGGCCGGAGCCCTCGAGGTCCTCGAAGGACTCCCAGCCGGAGTCGGCGTTGGCGACGAGCACGTAGTCGTCCTGGGAGATCCCGGTGACGATCTCGTAGTCGTCGAGGCTGACGACCTCGTCCTCGCCGACGACGAGCGACGTGATCGCGATGAGCGACGCGTTGATCACCATGAGGTTCTGGCCGTCGGCGTTCTCGCCGGCCAGCGTCTGGGCGGCGAGCGCGCCGTTGGCGCCCGGCTTGTTCATCACGGGCACCGGCACGCCGAGGTCGTCGGAGACGGGCTCGGCGAGCGCGCGGGCGATGAGGTCGGTGCTGCCGCCCGCGTCCTGGCCGACCGTCAGGTTGATGGCGCCGTTGGGGAAGTCCTCGGCCGAGGAGCCGCCGAGGTTGCCGCCGCAGGCGGTCAGGGAGAGCGCTGCGGCGCCGGCCGAGATGGCCGCGACGCCGTGGACGAGACGGTGGTGGTTCATGCGGACTCCTGGGGGATCGAGGGTGGGCGATGACCTCGGGGGGTCTGTGATCGCCATCACGCGTTGGACCCTAAGAGGGCGTGATGATGCATGTCCAAACCCGATGAGGCATGGCCTGATACCGTCCGTGCATCATGTTCTCCTTCGACCAGCTCCGGGGTTTCGTGGCCGTCGCCGAGGAGCTCCACTTCGGACGCGCGGCCGAGCGGCTGAGCATGACGCAGCCTCCCCTGAGCCGTCAGATCCAGAAGCTGGAGCGCGCCGTCGGCGTACGGCTGCTCGACCGCGACAACCGGGGCGTCAGCCTCACGCCGGCCGGAGCAGCGTTCCTGCGGGAGGCCGTGCGTCTCCTGGCCCTGGCCGACACGGCTCCCGACCTGGCCCGACGGATCGCCGCCGGCACCGTCGGCAGCATCCGGATCGGCTTCACGGCGGCGTCCACCTTCGGCGTGCTCACCGACGTGCTCGACCTCGTCTCCGCGGCCCTGCCGCAGGTCGAGCTCGACCTGTTCGAGATGGTGACCCGGGAGCAGGTGGAGGCCCTCCTCGCCCACGAGATCGACCTCGCGCTGGCCCGCCCGCCCTTCGACCCCGCGCTGTTCGGCAGCCGACTGGTGCGACGGGAGGAGCTGGTCGTGGCCGTCCCGTCCGGCCACCCCCTCACCCGCCTCGACCGGCCCGTGGAGGTCGCCGACCTCGCAGGAGAGCCGCTGGTCATGCACTCCCCCACCAAGGCGCGCTACTTCTACGACCTGGTCGTCGGCCTGCTCCCGGTCGAGCACCACAACGTCGTGCACTCCGTCAGCCAGATCGCCACCATGACGTGGCTGGTCGCGAGCGGGCGCGGGATCGCCTTCGTCCCGCGGTCGGCGTCCCTGCTCGGGATCGAGGGCGTCGCCCACCTCCCCCTGCGGACCCGGGAGCCCAAGCCCGTCGAGCTGCACGTGCTGTGGCCGCGGGACTCGGCGAACCCGGCGCTCCCCCTCGCCCTCGAGGCGCTCCGCGGGATCGACCCCGACGCCGTGCCGGGGCGCCCCGGCTGAGCGTCCACCGGGCGGCGGCGCTCAGGCGAGCGACAGGGCCAGGTGCGCCGCGAGGCCGAGACCGGCGAGCCCGATGGCCCAGCGGAGCGGGGCCTCGGGCAGCAGACGGACGACCTGGGGTCCGATCCAGCCCCCGACGAGGGCGCCGAGGGCGACGCACCCCGCGGCCGACCAGTCGACCGGCGCCAGGAACGCGTACACGACCGCGGCGACCGCGTTGGCGGCGCTGGTGACGATGTTCTTCACGGCGTTGGTGACGGCGAACGGCTCGGCTGTGCGCACCGACAGCACGGCGAGCATGATGATGCCGGCGGCGGCGCCGAAGTAGCCGCCGTAGACGCCCACGGTCGCGACCTGCGCGCCCGGCGCCCCGCCGGTGTCGAGGCCGCCCCTCCCGCGGCGGGCGACCCAGCCGCGGATGCGGTCGCGGGCGAGCAGCAGCACGGCGCCGAACGCCACGAGACCGGGGACGACGACCTCGAAGGTCTCCTCGCCCCCGAGCAGTAGCAGCCCGGCGCCCACGGTCCCCCCGAGCGCCGCCCACCCGCTGAGCACGGCGACGCGTCGTCCCTGCCCGGCCAGCTCCCGTCGCGACCCGACCGCCGTGCCGACGCCGTTCGCCA
This Nocardioides alkalitolerans DNA region includes the following protein-coding sequences:
- a CDS encoding tripartite tricarboxylate transporter TctB family protein → MSQLPEAATPEELAAQWEAEKPEAAGTTTNVVIALLVLGFGLAGTAGSLALGAGSLGEPGPGTWPLVVSATIALLGLVLLLQARTTADTERFTADSTIVLPAVLTLVPFAYLIDVVGFEIPSAVLAFVWLKFLGREGWRTSVVGALVMTATFYLIFVAALSVSIPHLF
- a CDS encoding universal stress protein, whose translation is MTVLVGYVDTAPGNAAYTAAVEEAARRGEPLVVLNSPQGGALVDRALVGEERRAELEAAATAAGVAFELRQPTHHDDLPGAIAAVADEVDASVIVIGIRRRSPVGKLFLGSDAQRVLLDVDRPILAVKPRG
- a CDS encoding sulfite exporter TauE/SafE family protein, giving the protein MSDTLLLVLAGVGAGLCGSIAGLASLASYPALLAVGLPPLAANVTNTTALLANGVGTAVGSRRELAGQGRRVAVLSGWAALGGTVGAGLLLLGGEETFEVVVPGLVAFGAVLLLARDRIRGWVARRGRGGLDTGGAPGAQVATVGVYGGYFGAAAGIIMLAVLSVRTAEPFAVTNAVKNIVTSAANAVAAVVYAFLAPVDWSAAGCVALGALVGGWIGPQVVRLLPEAPLRWAIGLAGLGLAAHLALSLA
- a CDS encoding FAD-binding oxidoreductase encodes the protein MTDGLLAALTAVVGARGVLVPGADDDRIATYATDWRAAYGGVPALVVLPRSTGEVAGVLRACHEGGVAVVPQGGNTGLCGGAVPDASGTQVVLATERLRAVRAVDTANRTMTVEAGVVLADAQRAATEAGLLLPLTMGSRGRCTVGGVVATNAGGTGVLRYGSTRALVLGLEVVLPDGRVWDGLRGLRKDNTGYDLKQLFVGSEGTLGVVTAAVLALQPAVRRRIGLWVGLSSLAQAVALLGTARELAGERITAFEVMSAESRTMVLDHVPGTRDPLGPEHPWCCLVELGDTAPDADVERLAEQLLVAAAERGHLQDAVVATGPGLDACWALREGISEAQGHAGPSLKHDVALPIGSLPAYVAATSAALEAVLPGVREVTYGHVGDGNLHHNLSKPRGATDEELLAAAPALTAALYEQVAAFDGSISAEHGLGQAKRDAAAAVKSDVEVGLMRTVKQALDPRGLLNPGKVVVA
- a CDS encoding tripartite tricarboxylate transporter permease, with amino-acid sequence MDIAPVIDGFGVVLQPENLLYCLIGVVVGMLVGVLPGLGPAATIAILLPLTFNVEPVTAIIMLAGIFYGAQYGGTITSVLLRLPGEASSVVTVFDGYALARQGKAGTALGIAAIGSFVGGTVSIIALTLVAPFIASFALDFGPPEYTMLALLGILLVAAVGNGSRTKAFVAAGIGLLLATVGRDGFTGAERFTFDSLSMADGLDFVPIAMGIFGLAEILHSLENREKLAKPPAKVSNPWPSRSDLKQSSGAIGRGSVIGFVLGILPGGGAVLSSLAAYGLEKKRSRTPERFGKGAIEGVAAPETANNAAATSSFIPLLTLGIPANATIAVIFGALLIQGITPGPGLVEDHPDLFWGVVNSMYIGNLLLLMMSIPLVGLFVKILTVRASIMAPITVLITLIGVYTVNNNSFDIVLVIVFGVLGYLMKKAGFEPGPLVLAFVLGSLLESNARRSLILFDGDVAGFATRPISGTLLAVLVVVLALPLLGLLLRRDRRTPSGGIAPGGGPTPGGTPAPDGTPTDPAPEARSKEEAPS
- a CDS encoding tripartite tricarboxylate transporter substrate binding protein — translated: MNHHRLVHGVAAISAGAAALSLTACGGNLGGSSAEDFPNGAINLTVGQDAGGSTDLIARALAEPVSDDLGVPVPVMNKPGANGALAAQTLAGENADGQNLMVINASLIAITSLVVGEDEVVSLDDYEIVTGISQDDYVLVANADSGWESFEDLEGSGQTVDFATTGVGTGSQLSQELLFNQTEVDGNDVPFDGGSPALTALLGNQVDVTSIQLGEAYPQIQAGEIVPLMVFSTDRNQYLEDVPTATELGYEVPVAQYRAIAAPKGTPQETIDTLKESFDAAFETQAYQDFNTNALLTPYQVDGDEVVADWTEQRETYEALIAEYGIDMGGDA
- a CDS encoding LysR family transcriptional regulator, with protein sequence MFSFDQLRGFVAVAEELHFGRAAERLSMTQPPLSRQIQKLERAVGVRLLDRDNRGVSLTPAGAAFLREAVRLLALADTAPDLARRIAAGTVGSIRIGFTAASTFGVLTDVLDLVSAALPQVELDLFEMVTREQVEALLAHEIDLALARPPFDPALFGSRLVRREELVVAVPSGHPLTRLDRPVEVADLAGEPLVMHSPTKARYFYDLVVGLLPVEHHNVVHSVSQIATMTWLVASGRGIAFVPRSASLLGIEGVAHLPLRTREPKPVELHVLWPRDSANPALPLALEALRGIDPDAVPGRPG